From the Billgrantia sulfidoxydans genome, one window contains:
- a CDS encoding AzlD family protein, whose product MSLPSTLVGAVVAILLMALVTYLTRAGGVFVMARIPIGPRVERFINAMAGSVLVAVITPMAFQGDWGARLALVATLAVMLATQKTLAAISAGIATAALWRLLA is encoded by the coding sequence GCGGTCGTCGCCATCCTCCTCATGGCGCTAGTCACCTACCTGACCCGCGCCGGTGGTGTGTTCGTGATGGCGCGGATTCCCATCGGCCCCAGGGTGGAGCGCTTCATCAACGCCATGGCGGGCTCGGTGCTGGTAGCAGTGATCACGCCCATGGCCTTCCAGGGCGACTGGGGCGCACGCCTGGCGCTGGTGGCCACGCTCGCGGTGATGCTGGCCACGCAGAAGACGCTGGCGGCGATCAGCGCCGGCATCGCGACCGCAGCGCTGTGGCGGCTGCTCGCATAG